The DNA region ATCTCCTCGGCCGGCATCCGGGACGCGATGTCGAGGTACACGCCGCCGTGCGGAGTGCCACGGCCCGCTTTGACCTCTTCGTTGATGGCGCGGGCCACCTCGTCGCGGGGGAGCAGGTCAGGGGTGCGGCGTGCCGAGTCGTTGTCCTTGAGCCACTGGTCGGCCTCCTCCTCCGTCTCGGCGTACTGCCCTTTGAAGACGTCGGGGATGTAGTTGAACATGAACCGCTTGCCCTCGGAGTTCTTCAGAACTCCACCGTCACCGCGCACGCCCTCGGTGACGAGGATTCCCTTCACCGACAGCGGCCAGACCATGCCGGTCGGGTGGAACTGGATGAACTCCATGTTGATCAGGCCCGAGCCGGCGCGCAGCGCGAGTGCATGACCGTCGCCGGTGTACTCCCACGAGTTCGACGACACCTTGAAGGACTTGCCGATGCCGCCGGTGGCCAGCACGATGGCCGGCGCCTCGAACAGCACGAACTTGCCGGTCTCGCGGTAGTAGCCGAACGCCCCCGCGATCTTGCCGCCGTCCTTGATCAGATCCGTGATCGAGCATTCGTGGAAGACCCGGATGCGGGCGTCGTAGTCGCCCAGTTCCCTCTTGTCCTCCTGCTGCAGCGACACGATCTTCTGCTGCAGGGTGCGGATGATCTCCAGCCCGGTGCGGTCGCCGACGTGCGCCAGCCGCGGGTAGGTGTGCCCGCCGAAGTTGCGCTGGCTGATCTTGCCGTCCTTGGTGCGGTCGAACAGCGCACCGTAGGTCTCGAGCTCCCAGACCCGGTCGGGGGCTTCCTGGGCGTGCAGTTCCGCCATCCGCCAGTTGTTCAGGAACTTGCCGCCACGCATGGTGTCACCGAAGTGCACCTGCCAGGAGTCCTTGGTGTTGACGTTGCGCATCGCCGCCGCGCAGCCGCCCTCGGCCATCACGGTGTGGGCCTTGCCGAACAACGACTTGGTCACCACCGCGACGCGCAGGCCACGTTCGCGTGCCTCGATCACCGCGCGAAGACCTGCACCGCCGGCACCGATCACGACGACGTCGTATTCGTGCCGTTCCAACTGCGCTTCGTCCGAAGCCATCAAATCTCACTCATCTTTCGAAAATACGGTTGTGAACAAAGTTGTCAGCCAATGAATCTCAGGTCGGAGATGGTCCCGCTGGCCACCAGCATGATGTAGAAGTCGGTGAACATCAGGGTGCCCAGCGTGACCCATGCGTAGAGCTTGTGCCGAACGTTGAGCTTGCTGATCTGCGTCCACATCCAGTAGCGGACAGGGTGCTTGGAGAAGTGCTTGAGTCTGCCGCCGGCGACGTGCCGGCACGAGTGGCAGGAGATGGTGTAGACCCACAGCATCACGACGTTGGTGACCAGGATGACATTGCCCAGACCGAAGCCGAAGCCGGTCGGCGAGTGGAAGGCCTTGATCGCGTCGTAGGTGTTGATCACCGAGATGATCGCGGCGATGTAGAAGAAGTACCGGTGGGTGTTCTGAATGACCAGCGGAAAGCGGGTCTCTCCAGTGTATTTCGCGTGTGGCTCGGCGACTGCGCACGCTGTCGGGGCCTGCCACACCGTCCGGTAGTAGGCACCGCGGTAGTAGTAGCAGGTCAACCGGAACAGCAGCAGGAACGGCAGCGACAGTGCCGCATACGGCAGCCACCACACGTCCGGGAGGAACTGGCCGAAGTGGCTGGCCTCGGGGATGCACCCGGATTGGGTGGCCTCGTTCCACTTGACCACGCACGGTGAGTAGAACGGCGTCAGGTAGTGGTAATCGGCGACGTAGTAGTTGTTCTGCATGAACGCCCGCACCGTCGCGTAGATGATGAACGCGGCGAACCCCAGGTCGGTGACGATCGGCGACTTCAGCCAATTGTCGGTACGCAGAGTGCGTTGCGCGATCTGCGCACGGCGAGGCGAAAAAACGCCGGTCGCTTTGCGGTCGGCGGTAGGTGCGCTCACGGTTGCCTTTCTATGCTGTTGTACCCCCGGACGCGTGCCGCTGTTCTGGGCACGCGGCGCTCATCGCGTCCCGCCGAGACCTTCGTCGTCGACGCCGCGCCAGAAGTCCGTGTCGTACTGAGTATCAGGGATCGCAATACGCTCGCCGACGTGGTGGTGTCCGCTGACGCCACGGGCGAGTTCGAGCTCTTCTGCGTCGATGTCGAGTCTGTCGATGTCGTTGAGGATGCGTTCGGCGTCGTTCACGATGCGACGGGTAGCTGGGCTATCCCCGTATCGCGACGCAAGCGACGTCACGCACCGCCGAAGGTTTCCGATGAGATCGTGAAGTTCGGCGAGTTCGGTGGTACTGGACAAGTGACCTCCTTGGGCTGAAGGGTGTCATGGATCACATTACGCAATCGATGCTAGTCACAACACCAATGAGAGGGTGAGACAGGTCACGTTCACGAGTGGAGGAAACGAATGTCTGACGACGACTTGAAGGGCCGTGCCGACGCGCTGCTGGCGCTGCACCGGCCCGGCGATCCGGTGATCCTGCCGACGGTGTGGGACGCGTGGTCCGCGCGGATGGCGGTTGCGGCCGGCTTCGCCGCACTCACCGTGGGCAGCCATCCGGTGGCCGACTCGGTCGGCAAGCCGGACAACGAGGGTATGACGTTCGACGATCTGATCACCCGGGTCGCACAGATCACCGCGGCGGTGGACGTGCCGATCTCGGTGGACATCGAGTCCGGGTACGCCGAGACGCCGGGGCGGCTGATCGAAGGACTGCTGTCCGTGGGCGCGGTCGGCCTCAACATCGAGGACACCGTGCACAGCGACGGCGGGCGGCTCCGCTCGTCCGCCGAGCATGCCGAACTCGTCGGCGGGTTGCGGTCGGCGGCCGACAGCGCCGGCGTGCACGTCGTGGTCAACGCCCGCACCGATCTGTTCCTGCGCCAGGACGGGGACGAAGCGGACCGCGTCGATCGGGCGATCGCCCGGCTCATCGAGGCCGCCGATGCCGGTGCCGACGTGCTGTACCCGGTCGGCCGCCACGATGCGGGCACCCTGAAACGCCTGTCCGACGAACTGCCGCTGCCGATCAACGCCATCGCGCTCCCGGATCAGGACGACCCCGCGTCGTTCGGCCCGCTCGGTGTCGGCCGGATCAGCTTCGGCCCGTTCTTCCAGGCGGCGTTGGCGGCGCGGGGCAAGGAGATTCTGGCGCGCTGGGCGTGACCGCGCGTCAGCGGTGAACGTCGCCGACGGTCACGTCGATCGCGACGTCGTGATCGTCGAAGCGGCCGACGACGTCCTCGACGATCGCCGCTGCGAGGGCGCGTACCCGCGCCGCGACCTCGCCGAGGTCGGCGCCGAAGCGGCCGCTCACCTCGATGCTCACGATGCGGAGGACATCCTCGTCGAGGGTGACGTCGATGCCGGACAGGGCGAGGTCGGTGTCCTCACCGAGTGCCCTGGCGATCGCCGCGCGCAGGGCCAGATCGCTGACCTGCAGCCGGCCCGGTGCGGATCCGGGGTCCGGATCGACGACCGTGATCGGCCAGCCGCCGCGAGGGGTGGCCCGCACGGCCGCGATCACCCGGTCCTGGACGGCTGACCAGCCGGGTTCGGGTGCCGCGCGCAGCACTCGGGACGCGCGGTTGACCACGTCGTAGTCGCCTATCGCCATCGTTGCAGCCTTTGTTGCAGTGTTGCGCGGGCTCGGTGGTGGTGTCCGCGCGCGCCGTCGGGGCTCAGGCTCAGGATCGTCGCGATCTGCGGGAAGGTCAATTCCTCCACCTCCCGCAGGGTCCACACAGCGCGCTGTCGAGGTGGCAGTTCGGTCAGCGCGTTCTCCAATGCGCCGAGGAACTCGGTGTTGGACGCCGCGGCGAAAGGATCGGACATCTTCGACGGGTCGGCCGGGTCGAGCAGGCGGTCGTCGAGCGGCACGGCGCGTTTGATGCGGTGCGAGTCGACGACCTTGCGCGCGCAGATCGCGAACAGCCAGGTTCGCGGACTGCTGTCGCCGCGGAAACGGTCGATCTGCCGCCACGCGGCCACGAAGGTCTCCTGCACGATGTCCTGAACTGCCGCGTCGTCGCGGGTCATCCGTCGCGCGTAGCGGTGAAGAGCAGGACCGTGGCGTCGGATGAGGGTTTCGAAGGCCACCCGGTCACCGGCGGCGGCCGCGGCGGCGAGCGCTCGATCGTCCACATCGGCAGGCTCGCTGTGCTCGTCGTGGGCCAGCATTCCCGATCGTTCCTCTCGGACCTGCGCCGGGCAGCGGCGCCCGCCACCGCGAGCCTAGCGCCACCCGGACCGCCGGTACCGGGTGTGGGCAGCAACACACTGCTTGCCGCGTTCGGTTTCGGGGGACTCCACCGACCAACTGGTGTGACAAGCCAAAAAGGAGCAGAAATGAGCAACACGCAAGCAACGGCACCGCAGACACCGTCGACGTCGGCGGTGGCGACCCATGAAGGCCCGCTGGCCACCAGCCACGGCAAGACGACGATCGCCGACACCGTGGTCTCGAAGATCGCCGGGCTGTCCGCGCGCGAGGTCAACGGGGTGCACGCTCTCGGTGGCAGCGCCAGCCGGGCAGTGGGAGCGCTGCGGGAGCGCATTCCGGGTGCGACGGTCAACCACGCCCAGGGCGTGTCGGTCGAGGTGGGCGAGAAGCAGGCCGCCATCGACATCGACATCGTCGCCGAGTACGGGGTGTCCATCGCGGACCTGGCGTCCGGCATCCGCCGCAACGTGATCGCGTCCATCGAGCGGATGACCGGTCTCGAGGTGGTCGAGGTGGACATCACCGTCCATGACGTCTACGTCGCCGACGAGGAGTCCGACGACGACACCGACAGCCGGCCCGCCAGGGTCGAGTAGTGACCGACGCAGAACCCGCCGACACCGTCGCGGCCATCGTCCGCGCGGTGCCCGGTGTGGCCGAACTGCACTCCGGGATGTTCGGTGAGGTGGGTACCTATCTACCGGGACGCAGGGTCCCCGGCATCCGTATCGGTGACCAGGGCGTCGACGTCCACATCACCGTGTGGCAGGGCGTGGCCGTGCGCGACACCGCGGCCGCGGTGCGAGCGGCGGTCGCGGCGAGCCGTCCCGGGGTCCCGGTCAACGTCACCGTCGAGGACGTCACACCGCAGCCCGACGGGCAGTGAGCGGTCAGACGGTGGCAGGCGAACGCGACGACCCGCTCCGGCGCAGCGCCCGGCGCACGGCGATCCGCCGGCATCACCCCGATGCCGGCGGATCCGCCGAGGACTTGATCGCTGCGCTCGCCGCCGCCGAACGCGCCACCACTGGATCGATCGAGGTGGTGCGGACCCGGCGCTCACACCTGCGCCGGATCAGGCTCAGGTTGGGTCGGCGGATTCGTCGCCGACGTTTTGTGACATTGCACGACAACACAATTCACGACAGCACCACAACTAATGGAGGATAGACATGACCACTGCAACCGCCGGCCTGTTGGCCGGACTGCTGCTGGGCGTTGCCGCGGCCGCCGGCGGGTTCACCGGATTCCTGCTGGCACTCGTGCTCGGCGCCATCGGCTACATCATCGGCGGCCACCGCGACGGTGAGTTCGATGCCACGAGCATCCTGCGAGGCCGGGGCCGTGGCTGACGAGGAGATCGCCGATGACGCGGGCTCCCGCGGAAGCCTGACGATCCGGGACAAAGCGGTGGAGCGGGTGGCCTTCGCCTCGGCTCTGGAGGCCGACGGCGTGGTGCGCTACAGCCACGGGATCGGGAAACTCACGGGCCGCGAGCTACCCCGCGCCGACGTCGTCGTCTCGGGCGACCATGTCCGAGCCAGCGTTGATGTCGCCGTCGAGTGGGGCAAGCCGCTGTCCGGCACCGCCGCCGAGGTGCGCCGCCGGGTGACCCATGGTCTGTCTGAACTCAGCGGCCTGACCGTCGACGGCGTCGATGTACACGTCCACAGCGTGGTTCCGCCCAATGAGGGCCGGGCACAGGGCATTTCACAGAGGACTTTGTTATGAGCACAGCAATGGACGTGACAGCCATGGAGACGACCGATGCGCCTTCGGTGCGCCCCGGCGCTCAGCCGTTGGCTCCCGCCGGAGCCAGCTACGCGGGCGCTGCGCTGGCTGTCATCGTGATCGCGCTGGGCGGCCTGGGAATCCGGGAGGCATTGGTCGCCGCAGGCTGGATCGGCGGACAGCGTTGGGTTGCCGACGCCGTCGGCGCGGTCGACGGTGCTGCGCCCGCCTCGTGGATGACCACTGCAGGTGTGGCCGTCGCTGTGCTGGGTGCGGTCCTGGTGCTGCTTGCGGTCAAGCCCCGTCGTCGTCGAGCGGTTGCGGTCGAATCGCAGACCGCGATCTACATCGACCTGAGCGACGTCGCCAGGATCGCCACCGCCGCAGCCGAATCGGTGGCCGGTGTCACCTCCGCCCGCAGCACCGCGACGCGGAAGAAGGTCACCGTCCGGTGCAGCGTGACCGGGTTCAGCGACTCGACGCTCGCCGAGAAAGTCGACAACGCCGTCAGCGCGGAGCTGGCGGGACTGCGTAACACGCCGCGCCTCAAGGTGCGGTTGGCGAAAGGAGGACGGTCATGACACGGGGAACCGTTGCGGTGGACCGAATCCTGGTCTTCCTGGCAGGTCTGGCCTTGATCGCGGCGGGGGTGGCCGCCTTCATGTGGTCCCGTGGCGACCTCGCCGCCGCACAACCGCTGCAGGTGGTGGCACCGGTGGGCGACGTGGAGTCGTCATGGTGGCCCTGGTCGGTCGGCGGCATCGGCCTGGTGCTGGTGCTCATGGGGTTGTGGTGGCTTTCGGCCCACCGGCGGACACCGCGGGTGCGCACCATCACCCTCGCCGATGACGGGCCGGACGAGGGCGCGCTGAGCGCCGACGCCGCATCGGTGGCCTCGGCCGCCGCCTCCGCACTCGCCCAGAATGCTCTGGTGCACAAGGCAAGTGCGCGGTCGAGTGTCGAAAAGGGCGAACCGACGATCACTCTCACCGCACACATCCCGCCGAGGCGCGCATTGCGTGCGGTCGGTGACGCCGCCGACGAGGTGGCCACGACCGCGGCGGCGATGCTGGGTGACGCGGTGGCCATCCGGACCAGGATCCGGGTGGACGGTCGCGGCCGATCCACCGCTGTGGTGTAGCACGGGCGCGGAGCTCACAGCCGGAAGTCGAGCGCGGTGAGCACACCGTGATGGGCGCTTCACACGAGGCGACATGGAGGCAATACGGACTCCCTAGCCTTCGGGCATGGCGTTGACATCGCACGTCGTGGTCGTCGGCCACGGCATGGTCGGTCACCGGTTCGTCGAGGCGCTGCGCTCACGCGACACCGAGGGGACCTGGCGGGTGACCGTGCTCGCAGAGGAGGCCGACGCGGCGTACGACCGCGTCGGCCTGACCGGCTACACCGAACACTGGGACCGGACCCGGCTGGCCCTGCCGGGCAACGACTATTCCGGTGACTCCCTGGTCGACGTCCGGCTCGGCGGCCGTGTCGCGGAGCTCGACCCGGCGGCCAAAGCGGTCACCACGTCCGACGGCACGCGGATCGACTACGACGCACTGGTGCTCGCGACGGGTTCGTACGCGTTCGTGCCGCCCGTGCCCGGGCGCGACCTGCCGTCCTGCCATGTGTACCGCACTCTCGATGACCTCGACGCGATCCGCGCCGACGCCGCGCGGGTGTGCCGGTCCAGTGCGACGCCGGTCGGCGTCGTGATCGGCGGCGGCCTGCTCGGCTTGGAGGCCGCCAACGCGCTGCGCGCCTTCGGCCTGCAACCGCACGTCGTCGAGATGGCGCCCCGGCTGATGGCGCAGCAACTCGACGAAGCGGGCGGCGCTCTGCTGGGCAGAATGGTCACCGAATTGGGCATCACCGTTCACGCCGGAGTCGGCACCGAGTCGATTCAGCCGGCCCAGCGCAATCGGCCGCTGCGACGGTCGGCCGACGACGACTCGATGCGGGTGACGTTGAGTGACGGCTCGTTCATCGACGCCGGACTCGTGGTCTTCGCTGCAGGCGTGCGCCCACGCGACGAGCTGGCCCGTGAGGCCGGCCTCGAGCTCGCTGACCGCGGCGGCGTACTGACCGACCGATCCTGCACCACAAGCGATTCCAGCGTCTACGCGATCGGGGAGGTCGCTGCGATCGACGGTCGGTGCTACGGCCTGGTGGGCCCCGGATACACCAGCGCCGAGGTCGTCGCGGACCGCCTACTGGGCGGGCAGGCCGAGTTCGGTGAGGCCGACATGTCCACCAAGCTCAAGTTGCTCGGTGTCGACGTCGCCAGCTTCGGCGACGCGATGGGTGCCACGGCGGAGTGCCTCGAGGTCGTCGTCAACGACGCCGTCAACCAGACCTACGCCAAGCTGGTGCTCTCCGACGACGCCAAGACGCTGCTCGGCGGCATCCTGGTCGGCGACGCCACGTCGTACGGGGTGTTGCGGCCGATGGTCGGAGAGTTGTTGCCCGGCGATCCGCTGGCACTGATCGCCCCGGCGGGGTCCGAGGGTGGCGGCTCCGGGCTCGGCGTCGGCGCGTTGCCTGCGGGCGCGCAGATCTGCTCCTGCAACAACGTCACGAAGGGCGACCTGACCGAGGCCATCGGCTCGGGCTGCTGCGACGTCGCCGAACTGAAGAAGTGCACGCTGGCCGGCACGTCGTGTGGCTCATGTGTGCCCCTGCTCAAGCAACTGCTCGAGGCCGAAGGAGTGGAACAGTCCAAGGCGCTGTGTGAACACTTCGGCCAGTCCCGGGCCGAGCTGTTCGAGATCGTCAGCGCGACCGACATCCGGACGTTCTCGGCGCTGATCGAGCGGTTCGGCACCGGCAGGGGCTGCGACATCTGCAAGCCGGTGGTGGCGTCGATCCTGGCGTCGACCAGTTCGGAGCACATCCTCGACGGCGAGCAGGCCTCCCTGCAGGACTCCAACGACCACTTCCTGGCCAACATCCAGAAGAACGGCAGCTACTCCATCGTGCCGCGGGTTCCTGGCGGTGACATCACGCCCGAACACCTCATCCTGATCGGTGAGATCGCCCGCGATTTCGACCTGTACACGAAGATCACCGGCGGTCAGCGCATCGACATGTTCGGCGCCAGGGTCGACCAATTGCCCGACATCTGGCGTCGGCTGGTCGACGGCGGGATGGAATCCGGGCACGCCTACGGCAAGGCGCTGCGCACCGTGAAGAGTTGTGTCGGCAGCGACTGGTGCCGCTACGGGCAACAGGATTCGGTGCAGATGGCCATCAACCTCGAGCTGCGTTACCGCGGGCTGCGGGCACCGCACAAGATCAAGATGGGGGTCTCCGGATGCGCCCGCGAATGCGCCGAGGCCCGCGGTAAGGATGTCGGGGTCATCGCGACCGAAACCGGCTGGAACCTGTATGTCGGCGGCAACGGCGGAGCGACGCCGCGGCACGCGGAACTGCTGGCCGGCGATCTCGACGACGACACCCTGGTGCGCTACATCGACCGGTTCCTGATGTTCTACGTCCGCACCGCAGATCGCCTGCAGCGCACCGCGCCCTGGGTGGAAGAACGGGGACTCGAGCACCTGCGCGAGGTGGTGTGCGACGACTCCCTGGGTCTGGCCGACGAGTTCGAGGCGGCGATCGCCCGGCATGTCGAGAACTACGCCTGCGAGTGGAAGGGCGTGCTCGAGGATCCGGACAAGCTGTCGAGGTTCGTGTCGTTCGTCAACGCGCCGGACATCCCCGATCCCACAGTCGAGTTCACGGAGCGGTCGGGCCGCAAGGTGCCGATCGGCATGCCGAAGGTCGGAGGGTAGCCCGCGATGACGCTGCTCGACGACATCCAGGTGTGGACCACTGCGTGCACCCTCGACTTCCTGCAGCCGTGCCGCGGAGTGGGGGTGCTGCTGCCCGGGGGCGTACAGGCCGCGCTGTTCCGACTCGACGACGGAACCCTGCACGCGATCGGCAACATCGACCCGTTCTCCGGGGCCGCGGTGATGTCGCGGGGCATCGTCGGCGACCGCGGCGGTCGGGCCACGGTGCAGTCGCCGCTGAAGAAGCAGGCTTTCGCCCTCGACGACGGCACCTGTCTCGACAACCCCGAGGTCTCGCTGCCCGTCTACGCGACGCGGATCACCCCCGACGGCGACGTGCAAATCGGCTCCTGACTGCCGCCGCGGAATAGCATTCCTGGCTGCGCTGCCAGCCTCAACCACGACCCGGAATGCTATTCCGCGGTCGAGAATTAGGGACTTTTGGCCCCTGACGGCAGCCGGGTGTGCCGAATACCGTCGTGGCCATGACCTACGTGATCGGTAGTGCGTGCGTGGACATCGTCGACAAGTCCTGCATGCAGGAATGCCCGGCCGACTGCATCTACGAGGGCGATCGGGCGATGTACATCAACCCCAACGAGTGCGTGGACTGCGGTGCCTGCCGCATCGCGTGCCGGGTGGACGCCATCTACTACGACGCCGACCTGCCCGATGAGGAGGCGCAGTTCCTCGAGGACAACGCCGCCTTCTTCACGCTGACGCTTCCGGGTCGTGATGCGCCATTGGGAGACCCGGGCGGCGCGCTGAAGGTGGGACGCGTCGGCGCCGACACCCCGCTGGTCGCGGCACTACCGCCGTCGACGACCCAACACCCCTAACCCTTCGCCGAAACTGTATTCCATGCGCGAAATGTCGCCTGAAGCCCGCGTGGAATACCGTTTCGGCGGGTGATGGCGCCGGGCACCCCGGCGCGGACGAATCGGTTGGTGATCAATCGCGCGACCCGGGGATGGGTGCCCAACGGGTCCGTGACCAGATCGGCGCCGCTGTCGCGCAATCGATCCTGGAACAGCCCCTCGGACAACAGGTATGACGCCACCACAACTCGGCCGCCCCGCGCGCGTGCCGCCGCGACCGCGTCGGCCACCCGCGGCTCACCGGTGGCGGCGAACGCCAGCTCGACCCGCGACCCGACCATCGCCGACAGCCAGGTCGCCGTCGTGTGCAGATCGCGCATCGCCGCCGGATCCGATGTCCCGGCGGCCGCGAGGATCACCGAATCGCCGGGGCGCCAGCCACATTCGATCAATCGATCGACGAGCACCCGGATCAGCTCAGGATCGGGACCCAGAGCCCGGGTGACGGTGACGTCGCGATGGCCACTGGCCTGCACGTGAGCCGGGATGTCGCTGGTGACGTGGTAGCCGTGGGCCAGAAAGGCCGGCACCAGCACGGTCGGCCGGTCCAGGGTCGCGGCGAGCAGCTCGCCGGGCGTCGGACCCAGGACGTCGACGAACGCGACGTGCACCGGTTGGTCCACCGCGTCGGAGACCGTCGCGGCGAGGTCGCCGATCAGGGACACCCCGCTCTGCTTGCGGGTGCCGTGCGCCACCAGCAGCAGGCTCATGACGCCTGGGCCTCGTCAACGGGGAGCCGGTAGCCGCGTTTGACCACTGTCGCCACCATCTTCTTGTCGCCCAACGCGGTTCGCAGCCGCAGCACCGCAGTCTCGACCGCGTGTGTGTCGGTGCCGCTGCCCGGCAGCGCCCGCAACAGGTCGGTACGCGACACCACCGCCCCGGGGTGCTGTGCCAGCGCCCGGATCGTCGCCATCGCCGCCGGCGACAGTGTCCTCACCGCGCCGTCGACCAGGACACACGTGCCGCGGATCTCCAGCAGGTGACCGGCAACCCGGATCGTGCGCGCCTGGAGCAGTGGCAGTTCGTCGGTGATGTGACGGGCCAGCGCGCCCAGTCGCATGCGCTCCGGTGCGGAGGTCGGCACCCCGACCCGCACCAGCGGGCGCGCGGTCACCGGACCCACACACATCGCGTGCACAGTGGTGCGAAGCGCCGCGAGCACCTCTGCCTCGATGCCCATCTCCGTGGCCCTCATCAGCACCGAGGCCACCGCGGGTGCCGAGGTGAAACTGACCGCGTCGAACTTCTGCTCGGCGATCCCGGCCACCAGTTGGTCGAACTCGCCGTTGCGTGGCGCCGAATGCCAGCGGTACACCCGGATCGGCACCACTTCTGCTCCGGCAGCCCGCAATTCGTCGAGGAACTCGGGGAACGGGTCCCAATCCGCGGTGGCTCCGTGCAGTTGCACGGCGATTCGCGCTCCGGCGATGCCGCCCTCGCGCAGGTAGTGCAGCACCTCGCGGGAGGACTCCGACTCCGGGGACCACTCCTCGGGTAGGCCTCCGGCACGCAGCGCGCCGGTGGCTTTCGGGCCGCGGGACACGATGCGGGCTTTGCTCAGCGCCGCGGTGAGCTCGGTGGCCAGGCCCCATCCGTCGGCGGCCGCGATCCAGCCGCGGAAGCCGATGCCGGTGGTGGCGACGACGATGTCCGGTGGAGAGTCGATCAGCGCCTGGGTGCGCTGGCGCAGCTCGTTGTCATCGGGCAGGGGCACCATCTCGATCGCCGCCGCGGCGGTGACGGTCGCGCCACGACGCTTCAGCAGCGCGCCCAGTTCCTCGGCGCGCCGCGCTGATGTCACCGCGACCCTGAATCCGGTGAGCGGCGACCAGTCCGGCTCACTCATGAGCTCTGTCTATTCAGGTCGTGTTTCGGCGCGATTAAGCAGCTGTTGCAACGGCATGTCACCCCCGCTCAGACGATGAACTTCCGCTCACCGCATCTGTGTTCTCGCTGTGAGCTCACCAGACGTCGCCGTCGCGCCAGTCGCATGCGATCGGGGCGCCCGGGTCGAGCGTCACGGCTGCCGGCAGTTCGGCGGGCAGCACCAGCAGCGACCCGTCGTCGTCGGGTGTGCGGGTGCGGCCATCCGGTGCCAGCACCGACGTCGGCCCCTCCCAGGGCAGCCATCCCCTGGCCGCGTACAGCGGCCTACCCAGGTCGCTCGCGCTGAGCGCACCGAGGTGGTAGCCGCCGCGAATGACCTGCTCGGCGGCATCCATCAGCGCCGCCCCGAGACCCTGACCGCGGTGGTCTTCGCGCACCGCGACGCCCTCGACGTAACCGCACCGCAGCGCGGTGTCGCCGTACAGAAGCCGACGCTGCACGACCGCCGCGTGCCCGATCAGGGCGCCACGCTGGCAGATCACCGCGTGCATTCCGCCGAGCGTGTGCTCCCAGTCGGCGTCGGTGAACGTGCCGTCGAACGCGTCGATGACCATCAATCGGGCATGTTCGCGAGTTTCGTCGTCGAGATCGGAGGTGTGGACGAGGCGGGCACGCACCCTTCCGGTCTACCAGCGCGGGCCGCGCCGCGGTACCTCCGGGTCAGTCCTCGAACGGCCGTCGGGGCCGCGACCAGTGCAACCGCACCGTCTGGCCGGGGCGGGCCTGGGCGAGCTCGTCGATGTCGTCGTCGACCACCACGCCGATCACCGGATAGCCCCCGGTCACCGGGTGGTCGGGGCCCAGGATGACCGGGAAACCGTTCGGTGGAACCTGGATGGCGCCGCGGGTCGCGCCCTCGCTGGGCAGTTGCCGGTCCGGCTGGCGGTACTCCAGCGGCATGCCCACGAGTCGGATGCCGACCCGGTCGCTGCGGTTGGTGACCTGCCAGTTGGTGCGCACCAGGATGTCCGGGTCGACGAACCAGTCGTCCCGCGGTCCGGGCACCACCATGAGCTCGAGCACGTCGTCGGCGATGGCGGCCACCGGCGCCTGGTCGAGTTCGGGGAAGTCGTCGG from Mycobacterium sp. DL includes:
- a CDS encoding uroporphyrinogen-III synthase produces the protein MSEPDWSPLTGFRVAVTSARRAEELGALLKRRGATVTAAAAIEMVPLPDDNELRQRTQALIDSPPDIVVATTGIGFRGWIAAADGWGLATELTAALSKARIVSRGPKATGALRAGGLPEEWSPESESSREVLHYLREGGIAGARIAVQLHGATADWDPFPEFLDELRAAGAEVVPIRVYRWHSAPRNGEFDQLVAGIAEQKFDAVSFTSAPAVASVLMRATEMGIEAEVLAALRTTVHAMCVGPVTARPLVRVGVPTSAPERMRLGALARHITDELPLLQARTIRVAGHLLEIRGTCVLVDGAVRTLSPAAMATIRALAQHPGAVVSRTDLLRALPGSGTDTHAVETAVLRLRTALGDKKMVATVVKRGYRLPVDEAQAS
- the fdxA gene encoding ferredoxin — protein: MTYVIGSACVDIVDKSCMQECPADCIYEGDRAMYINPNECVDCGACRIACRVDAIYYDADLPDEEAQFLEDNAAFFTLTLPGRDAPLGDPGGALKVGRVGADTPLVAALPPSTTQHP
- a CDS encoding GNAT family N-acetyltransferase, whose product is MRARLVHTSDLDDETREHARLMVIDAFDGTFTDADWEHTLGGMHAVICQRGALIGHAAVVQRRLLYGDTALRCGYVEGVAVREDHRGQGLGAALMDAAEQVIRGGYHLGALSASDLGRPLYAARGWLPWEGPTSVLAPDGRTRTPDDDGSLLVLPAELPAAVTLDPGAPIACDWRDGDVW
- a CDS encoding sirohydrochlorin chelatase, which produces MSLLLVAHGTRKQSGVSLIGDLAATVSDAVDQPVHVAFVDVLGPTPGELLAATLDRPTVLVPAFLAHGYHVTSDIPAHVQASGHRDVTVTRALGPDPELIRVLVDRLIECGWRPGDSVILAAAGTSDPAAMRDLHTTATWLSAMVGSRVELAFAATGEPRVADAVAAARARGGRVVVASYLLSEGLFQDRLRDSGADLVTDPLGTHPRVARLITNRFVRAGVPGAITRRNGIPRGLQATFRAWNTVSAKG
- the nirB gene encoding nitrite reductase large subunit NirB yields the protein MALTSHVVVVGHGMVGHRFVEALRSRDTEGTWRVTVLAEEADAAYDRVGLTGYTEHWDRTRLALPGNDYSGDSLVDVRLGGRVAELDPAAKAVTTSDGTRIDYDALVLATGSYAFVPPVPGRDLPSCHVYRTLDDLDAIRADAARVCRSSATPVGVVIGGGLLGLEAANALRAFGLQPHVVEMAPRLMAQQLDEAGGALLGRMVTELGITVHAGVGTESIQPAQRNRPLRRSADDDSMRVTLSDGSFIDAGLVVFAAGVRPRDELAREAGLELADRGGVLTDRSCTTSDSSVYAIGEVAAIDGRCYGLVGPGYTSAEVVADRLLGGQAEFGEADMSTKLKLLGVDVASFGDAMGATAECLEVVVNDAVNQTYAKLVLSDDAKTLLGGILVGDATSYGVLRPMVGELLPGDPLALIAPAGSEGGGSGLGVGALPAGAQICSCNNVTKGDLTEAIGSGCCDVAELKKCTLAGTSCGSCVPLLKQLLEAEGVEQSKALCEHFGQSRAELFEIVSATDIRTFSALIERFGTGRGCDICKPVVASILASTSSEHILDGEQASLQDSNDHFLANIQKNGSYSIVPRVPGGDITPEHLILIGEIARDFDLYTKITGGQRIDMFGARVDQLPDIWRRLVDGGMESGHAYGKALRTVKSCVGSDWCRYGQQDSVQMAINLELRYRGLRAPHKIKMGVSGCARECAEARGKDVGVIATETGWNLYVGGNGGATPRHAELLAGDLDDDTLVRYIDRFLMFYVRTADRLQRTAPWVEERGLEHLREVVCDDSLGLADEFEAAIARHVENYACEWKGVLEDPDKLSRFVSFVNAPDIPDPTVEFTERSGRKVPIGMPKVGG
- the nirD gene encoding nitrite reductase small subunit NirD, with product MTLLDDIQVWTTACTLDFLQPCRGVGVLLPGGVQAALFRLDDGTLHAIGNIDPFSGAAVMSRGIVGDRGGRATVQSPLKKQAFALDDGTCLDNPEVSLPVYATRITPDGDVQIGS